The following coding sequences are from one Triticum aestivum cultivar Chinese Spring chromosome 5A, IWGSC CS RefSeq v2.1, whole genome shotgun sequence window:
- the LOC123104016 gene encoding uncharacterized protein isoform X2 — protein sequence MNGRARRPAAAHGAKAAPKSDRMMMQKDQRKAMPAKGPTAGAASRVHSRRERKLALQQDVDKLKKKLRHEENVHRALERAFTRPLGALPRLPPYLPSQTLALLAEVAVLEEEVVRLEEQVVNFRQGIYQEAIIFSSAKNAHLPGGGGEGCVPAQPMPSSPTPNAELSPTVRPSPNGKQTQTPRKPTPGQASQDEHSGVSGAGKENLSCSNTSTARNCRLPPSQKVAAKSRAPAAAAPEKRRAAPQAISTAPDRKRAADAAGNDSEKAAAPDGSSAPNRLSEELLSCLLTIFSQMGSSSTAAPASGQDEEQQPLSPSVSGSSSEDAYPQDPYGILELGGRDVGPYRRLRVVDAASFDRDALAGNTLLARRLRALLRKLAAVGLEGLSHQQKLAFWINVYNSCMMNAFLEQGIPTTPHMLVAMMPKATVDVGGRTHSAMSIEHFILRLPYSVKHVSPDAEGTKGGDEAARAGAFGLEWPEPLVTFALSCGSWSSPAVRVYTAARVEEELEGAKRDYLQAAVGVSAPASLAIPKLLHWYLLDFAKDVDSLMDWVCVQLPPELQQGAMRAVAAADARRRIQVLPYEFRFRYLLAA from the exons ATGAATGGCCGGGCtcggaggccggcggcggcgcacggcgcgAAGGCCGCCCCGAAGAGCGACAGG ATGATGATGCAGAAGGACCAGCGGAAGGCCATGCCGGCCAAGGGGCCGACCGCCGGCGCGGCGAGCAGAGTCCACTCGAGGCGAGAGCGGAAGCTCGCGCTGCAGCAGGAT GTGGACAAGCTGAAGAAGAAGCTGCGGCACGAGGAGAACGTCCACCGTGCTCTGGAGCGGGCCTTCACCAGGCCCCTCGGCGCGCTGCCCCGCCTGCCCCCCTACCTGCCGTCTCAG ACGCTGGCTCTTCTGGCGGAGGTGGCCGtgctggaggaggaggtggtgcggctggaggagCAGGTGGTCAATTTCCGCCAAGGCATCTACCAGGAGGCCATCATCTTCTCCTCCGCCAAGAACGCGCAcctccccggcggcggcggcgagggatgcGTGCCGGCGCAGCCCATGCCGTCGAGCCCAACCCCAAATGCGGAGCTCTCTCCAACTGTTCGTCCGTCGCCGAACGGCAAGCAGACGCAGACGCCAAGAAAACCGACTCCCGGTCAGGCGAGCCAGGACGAGCACTCCGGCGTCTCCGGGGCCGGAAAGGAGAACCTGTCGTGCAGCAACACCTCGACGGCCAGAAACTGCCGCCTGCCGCCGTCGCAGAAGGTCGCCGCCAAATCCAgggcgccggcggcagcggcgccaGAGAAACGCAGGGCTGCTCCTCAG GCGATCAGTACGGCGCCTGACCGGAAAAGGGCCGCAGACGCTGCCGGCAATGACTCGGAGAAGGCGGCGGCCCCGGACGGGTCGAGCGCGCCCAACAGGCTGTCGGAGGAGCTGCTGAGCTGCCTGCTGACCATCTTCTCGCAGATGGGCTCGTCGTCGACAGCAGCGCCGGCCAGCGGGCAAGACGAGGAGCAGCAGCCGCTGTCCCCGTCGGTGTCAGGATCGTCGTCGGAGGACGCGTACCCGCAGGACCCCTACGGCATCCTGGAGCTGGGCGGGCGGGACGTCGGGCCCTACCGGCGGCTGCGCGTGGTCGACGCGGCGTCCTTCGACCGCGACGCGCTGGCCGGCAACACGCTCCTCGCTCGGAGACTGAG GGCGTTGCTCCGGAAGCTGGCCGCGGTTGGCCTGGAGGGGCTCTCGCACCAGCAGAAGCTGGCCTTCTGGATCAACGTCTACAACTCCTGCATGATGAAT GCATTCCTGGAGCAAGGGATACCTACCACGCCCCACATGCTCGTGGCCATGATGCCGAAG GCGACGGTAGATGTGGGCGGGCGCACGCACAGCGCCATGTCCATCGAGCACTTCATCCTGCGCCTGCCCTACAGCGTCAAGCAC GTGAGCCCTGACGCCGAGGGAACCAAgggcggcgacgaggcggcgcgCGCTGGCGCGTTCGGACTGGAGTGGCCGGAGCCGCTCGTCACCTTCGCGCTCTCCTGCGGCAGCTGGTCCTCCCCCGCC GTGAGGGTGTACACggcggcgcgggtggaggaggagcTGGAGGGCGCGAAGCGGGACTACCTGCAGGCGGCGGTGGGGGTGTCGGCGCCGGCGAGCCTGGCCATCCCCAAGCTGCTGCACTGGTACCTGCTCGACTTCGCCAAGGACGTGGACTCGCTCATGGACTGGGTGTGCGTGCAGCTGCCGCCCGAGCTGCAGCAGGGCGCCatgcgcgccgtcgccgccgccgacgcacGCCGCCGCATCCAGGTGCTGCCCTACGAGTTCCGGTTCAGGTACCTCCTCGCCGCGTGA
- the LOC123104016 gene encoding uncharacterized protein isoform X1, with protein sequence MNGRARRPAAAHGAKAAPKSDRMMMQKDQRKAMPAKGPTAGAASRVHSRRERKLALQQDVDKLKKKLRHEENVHRALERAFTRPLGALPRLPPYLPSQTLALLAEVAVLEEEVVRLEEQVVNFRQGIYQEAIIFSSAKNAHLPGGGGEGCVPAQPMPSSPTPNAELSPTVRPSPNGKQTQTPRKPTPGQASQDEHSGVSGAGKENLSCSNTSTARNCRLPPSQKVAAKSRAPAAAAPEKRRAAPQQAISTAPDRKRAADAAGNDSEKAAAPDGSSAPNRLSEELLSCLLTIFSQMGSSSTAAPASGQDEEQQPLSPSVSGSSSEDAYPQDPYGILELGGRDVGPYRRLRVVDAASFDRDALAGNTLLARRLRALLRKLAAVGLEGLSHQQKLAFWINVYNSCMMNAFLEQGIPTTPHMLVAMMPKATVDVGGRTHSAMSIEHFILRLPYSVKHVSPDAEGTKGGDEAARAGAFGLEWPEPLVTFALSCGSWSSPAVRVYTAARVEEELEGAKRDYLQAAVGVSAPASLAIPKLLHWYLLDFAKDVDSLMDWVCVQLPPELQQGAMRAVAAADARRRIQVLPYEFRFRYLLAA encoded by the exons ATGAATGGCCGGGCtcggaggccggcggcggcgcacggcgcgAAGGCCGCCCCGAAGAGCGACAGG ATGATGATGCAGAAGGACCAGCGGAAGGCCATGCCGGCCAAGGGGCCGACCGCCGGCGCGGCGAGCAGAGTCCACTCGAGGCGAGAGCGGAAGCTCGCGCTGCAGCAGGAT GTGGACAAGCTGAAGAAGAAGCTGCGGCACGAGGAGAACGTCCACCGTGCTCTGGAGCGGGCCTTCACCAGGCCCCTCGGCGCGCTGCCCCGCCTGCCCCCCTACCTGCCGTCTCAG ACGCTGGCTCTTCTGGCGGAGGTGGCCGtgctggaggaggaggtggtgcggctggaggagCAGGTGGTCAATTTCCGCCAAGGCATCTACCAGGAGGCCATCATCTTCTCCTCCGCCAAGAACGCGCAcctccccggcggcggcggcgagggatgcGTGCCGGCGCAGCCCATGCCGTCGAGCCCAACCCCAAATGCGGAGCTCTCTCCAACTGTTCGTCCGTCGCCGAACGGCAAGCAGACGCAGACGCCAAGAAAACCGACTCCCGGTCAGGCGAGCCAGGACGAGCACTCCGGCGTCTCCGGGGCCGGAAAGGAGAACCTGTCGTGCAGCAACACCTCGACGGCCAGAAACTGCCGCCTGCCGCCGTCGCAGAAGGTCGCCGCCAAATCCAgggcgccggcggcagcggcgccaGAGAAACGCAGGGCTGCTCCTCAG CAGGCGATCAGTACGGCGCCTGACCGGAAAAGGGCCGCAGACGCTGCCGGCAATGACTCGGAGAAGGCGGCGGCCCCGGACGGGTCGAGCGCGCCCAACAGGCTGTCGGAGGAGCTGCTGAGCTGCCTGCTGACCATCTTCTCGCAGATGGGCTCGTCGTCGACAGCAGCGCCGGCCAGCGGGCAAGACGAGGAGCAGCAGCCGCTGTCCCCGTCGGTGTCAGGATCGTCGTCGGAGGACGCGTACCCGCAGGACCCCTACGGCATCCTGGAGCTGGGCGGGCGGGACGTCGGGCCCTACCGGCGGCTGCGCGTGGTCGACGCGGCGTCCTTCGACCGCGACGCGCTGGCCGGCAACACGCTCCTCGCTCGGAGACTGAG GGCGTTGCTCCGGAAGCTGGCCGCGGTTGGCCTGGAGGGGCTCTCGCACCAGCAGAAGCTGGCCTTCTGGATCAACGTCTACAACTCCTGCATGATGAAT GCATTCCTGGAGCAAGGGATACCTACCACGCCCCACATGCTCGTGGCCATGATGCCGAAG GCGACGGTAGATGTGGGCGGGCGCACGCACAGCGCCATGTCCATCGAGCACTTCATCCTGCGCCTGCCCTACAGCGTCAAGCAC GTGAGCCCTGACGCCGAGGGAACCAAgggcggcgacgaggcggcgcgCGCTGGCGCGTTCGGACTGGAGTGGCCGGAGCCGCTCGTCACCTTCGCGCTCTCCTGCGGCAGCTGGTCCTCCCCCGCC GTGAGGGTGTACACggcggcgcgggtggaggaggagcTGGAGGGCGCGAAGCGGGACTACCTGCAGGCGGCGGTGGGGGTGTCGGCGCCGGCGAGCCTGGCCATCCCCAAGCTGCTGCACTGGTACCTGCTCGACTTCGCCAAGGACGTGGACTCGCTCATGGACTGGGTGTGCGTGCAGCTGCCGCCCGAGCTGCAGCAGGGCGCCatgcgcgccgtcgccgccgccgacgcacGCCGCCGCATCCAGGTGCTGCCCTACGAGTTCCGGTTCAGGTACCTCCTCGCCGCGTGA